A genomic stretch from Setaria viridis chromosome 1, Setaria_viridis_v4.0, whole genome shotgun sequence includes:
- the LOC117857436 gene encoding uncharacterized protein: protein MAAAAAPAAGAGKGKRKRPLSEDDVYLLLHRYAPGTILTALQEVAQHAEGGRRIDWKAVVGKSATGITSAREYQMLWRHFAYNHDLDETVDAGDQPLGDDSDLELEPEPVPNPSKEALSEASALAKALISGSSREQASGQRVNLDAPVLNSPNEKIVRVPSEKQLAQGHRITNVTGPVSNSKQASHLGPSPGSLDPNGPSKKKKKPKAWSKEEDADLAAGVQKFGEGNWDYISNKCKFDRTPDQLSQRWALICKRPGGSTKPASTKHGTVASSEERKDALKALSMAVGPIRRSSMLRPGAYQQGIQHKSAVFAPKIPEVRPAAAPSPALALPVPVPVPVPVPVPLPVKVQVNSPLPQGQQAPVQRAPPKLANASNKARKKQPAQPNPPVGPSSIKEAAFAAGGRLAPAEAAADFLKVTQNIRSQVTGSSKSSAGPKAPSVVVEPGTQPGSTQHLEPLSTSAHKSGPSVLTTHATEQGHGASEVAVVNPPGPSDGAHSLETKKALSTTPVPGSCDIEEKEDDSTFCVITIDDLFPEDAMQPETVDLKAKQPEIVDQKANQQAEIVSQRAKQPETVDPKAKQPETADPKAKQPENADPKAKQPDALNPKVEMVDPKDKDMLEFDQFVASQGGVNTDHLDKSKTGGSASQAQGLAGSQKKQVKLVPTVGKGNPVSAAAPATVKRIKTPVPHLVNPVPAGTPRGIVGTVNANAPNKTLVRKAATPAPAGVQAPPLKKHAVNIKGNQAMQPSTAVAGSGVPASSQASVAVNGASKANPPPSSAQASAVVNIGSKANPPSSGQASMVVNVGGKANPPSSGQASVVVNVGSKANPPSSGQASAAVNGANRVANPQSSRQASVVVNGANRAANPQSSSQVSVAVNGSNSAANVPSSSQAGAAASGAANKSNPPGAPKQ from the exons atggcggctgcggcggcgccggcggcgggggcggggaagGGGAAGCGGAAGCGCCCCCTCTCCGAGGACGACGtctacctcctcctccacag GTACGCGCCTGGGACGATCCTGACGGCGCTGCAGGAGGTGGCGCAGCACGCGGAGGGCGGCAGGCGCATCGACTGGAAGGCGGTGGTGGGGAAATCGGCCACGGGGATCACCTCCGCGCGCGAATACCAGATGCTCTGGCGCCACTTCGCGTACAACCACGACCTCGACGAGACCGTCGACGCCGGCGACCAGCCTCTG GGCGATGACAGTGACCTGGAATTGGAGCCTGAACCAGTTCCCAACCCGAGCAAGGAAGCTTTATCTGAGGCCTCTGCATTAGCCAAG GCACTAATATCCGGATCTTCACGTGAGCAAGCATCTGGTCAACGTGTTAATTTGGATGCTCCTGTGCTGAACTCCCCAAATGAAAAGATAGTGCGGGTTCCATCTGAGAAACAGCTTGCTCAGGGTCACCGTATAACAAACGTTACAGGTCCTGTTTCCAACTCAAAACAGGCATCCCATTTAGGGCCCTCTCCTGGTTCTTTGGATCCAAATGGACcttctaaaaagaaaaagaagcctAAAGCATGGTCTAAAGAGGAGGATGCAGATCTAGCAGCTGGTGTACAGAAGTTTGGTGAAGGAAATTGGGATTATATTTCCAATAAGTGTAAATTTGATAGAACCCCTGATCAGTTGTCTCAG AGATGGGCGCTAATTTGCAAGCGTCCAGGAGGATCAACCAAGCCTGCTAGCACTAAGCATGGCACTGTCGCTAGCTCGGAGGAAAGAAAGGATGCTCTCAAGGCACTTTCGATGGCTGTTGGTCCTATCCGTAGATCATCTATGCTAAGGCCAG GAGCCTATCAACAAGGCATTCAGCATAAGTCTGCAGTGTTTGCTCCTAAGATACCTGAAGTAAGACCCGCAGCAGCCCCTTCACCAGCACTGGCGCTTCCGGTCCCAGTGCCGGTCCCAGTGCCAGTTCCTGTGCCTTTGCCTGTGAAAGTACAAGTCAATTCACCACTTCCTCAGGGGCAACAAGCACCTGTCCAACGTGCACCTCCAAAATTGGCAAATGCTTCAAATAAGGCTCGTAAGAAGCAACCTGCCCAACCAAATCCTCCTGTTGGTCCTTCCTCAATAAAAGAAGCAGCTTTTGCTGCTGGTGGACGACTTGCCCCAGCTGAAGCGGCCGCAGACTTCTTAAAAGTCACGCAGAACATAAGATCTCAAGTAACAGGATCTTCAAAATCTTCTGCAGGCCCTAAAGCACCGAGTGTGGTTGTTGAACCTGGTACACAACCTGGCAGCACTCAGCATCTAGAACCTCTAAGCACTAGCGCCCATAAATCTGGTCCTTCAGTTTTGACCACACATGCAACTGAGCAAGGTCATGGTGCTTCAGAGGTTGCCGTAGTTAATCCTCCAGGGCCATCTGATGGGGCACATTCATTGGAAACTAAGAAAGCATTGAGTACCACACCAGTTCCTGGTTCATGCGACATTGAGGAAAAGGAGGATGACTCTACATTTTGTGTTATCACTATAGATGACTTGTTCCCTGAAGATGCAATGCAGCCAGAAACTGTAGATCTCAAGGCAAAGCAGCCAGAAATTGTCGATCAGAAGGCAAATCAGCAAGCTGAAATTGTCAGTCAGAGGGCAAAGCAGCCGGAAACTGTGGATCCCAAGGCAAAGCAGCCAGAAACTGCGGATCCCAAGGCAAAGCAGCCAGAAAATGCAGATCCCAAGGCAAAGCAGCCAGATGCATTAAATCCCAAGGTTGAGATGGTAGATCCCAAGGATAAAGACATGCTTGAGTTTGATCAATTTGTTGCTTCTCAAGGAGGAGTAAACACAGATCATCTGGATAAAAGCAAGACTGGAGGAAGTGCTTCGCAGGCCCAAGGCCTTGCTGGCAGCCAGAAGAAGCAAGTGAAACTGGTGCCCACGGTAGGGAAAGGCAACCCTGTATCAGCTGCAGCTCCAGCAACCGTAAAGAGAATCAAAACTCCTGTCCCACATTTAGTGAACCCGGTCCCAGCAGGCACCCCACGTGGCATTGTTGGCACAGTCAATGCCAATGCGCCGAATAAGACACTAGTAAGGAAGGCAGctactcctgctcctgctggtGTCCAAGCTCCTCCCCTGAAGAAGCATGCCGTGAACATAAAAGGCAACCAAGCGATGCAGCCCAGCACTGCTGTGGCTGGCTCTGGAGTACCGGCAAGTAGCCAGGCTAGCGTGGCTGTGAATGGTGCTAGCAAGGCAAACCCGCCACCCAGCAGCGCCCAGGCTAGCGCGGTGGTGAATATTGGTAGCAAGGCGAATCCACCATCCAGCGGCCAGGCTAGCATGGTGGTGAATGTTGGTGGCAAGGCGAATCCACCATCCAGCGGCCAGGCTAGCGTGGTGGTGAATGTTGGTAGCAAGGCGAATCCACCATCTAGCGGCCAGGCTAGCGCGGCGGTGAATGGTGCTAACAGGGTGGCCAATCCACAGTCCAGCAGACAGGCTAGTGTGGTGGTGAATGGCGCTAACAGGGCGGCGAATCCCCAGTCCAGCAGCCAGGTTAGTGTGGCGGTGAATGGTTCTAACAGTGCAGCAAATGTACCGTCCAGCAGCCAGGCTGGCGCAGCCGCGAGTGGTGCTGCTAACAAGTCGAATCCACCAGGAGCACCCAAGCAATAG